A stretch of Paenibacillus mucilaginosus 3016 DNA encodes these proteins:
- a CDS encoding response regulator — protein MLRIMIADDEERIRLGLEKIITKESGAYRVVGSYASAVELLEDLPGKEADVIITDIQMPGMDGLELIERLRSLRPEVQCVILSGYSEFEYARRALQFRVLEYLLKPVNKQELFALLGRLLGETEKRRSEGQARRESWLREKLQGREPGHTDEAADLAGKGDIACLVIRGEEPVEMEALCRWAAGVSGTAFLETVPMSGHIACLLFGADPLLHPQGTADLGRLLAMSCAAGQKGCLSIGQGPAVREPQRWSEAYKEALRASHYAMYGSGRVLTASVEEIPDVSVHGLFAKAEKELKPHLGVLDVPAIREVLQRFLHHLAELKPEKKQLHEVLEGTVFLLRQEIPEFIEGTEQHYGGSLQLEKLVYESMRFDQIGSQWLRMMSDLLEWSGERRSGQGNRVIGQVKRILMDDYQRDIDLPSLAAQVFLTPNYLSKLFKTETGQTLTEFLIGIRIQKAKELLKEHAELKTYEIGERVGYPDPAYFNKIFKKTVGFTPKEYRDTVR, from the coding sequence ATGCTGCGAATCATGATTGCGGATGATGAGGAACGCATCCGGCTCGGGCTGGAGAAGATCATTACGAAGGAAAGCGGGGCGTACAGGGTCGTCGGTTCCTATGCAAGCGCCGTGGAGCTTCTGGAGGACCTGCCCGGCAAAGAGGCCGATGTGATCATTACCGATATCCAGATGCCGGGGATGGACGGCCTCGAGCTGATCGAGAGGCTGCGGAGCCTGAGGCCGGAGGTTCAATGCGTCATCTTGAGCGGCTACAGCGAGTTCGAGTATGCGAGGCGGGCCCTGCAGTTCCGGGTGCTGGAGTACCTGCTGAAGCCGGTCAACAAGCAGGAACTCTTCGCCCTGCTCGGACGCCTGCTCGGGGAGACGGAGAAGCGGAGGAGCGAGGGGCAGGCGAGGCGGGAGTCCTGGCTCCGGGAGAAGCTCCAGGGCCGGGAGCCGGGACATACGGACGAAGCAGCGGATCTGGCCGGTAAGGGGGATATAGCCTGCCTCGTGATCCGCGGGGAAGAGCCGGTCGAGATGGAGGCCCTCTGCAGGTGGGCCGCGGGCGTGAGCGGGACGGCCTTCCTGGAGACGGTGCCGATGTCCGGACATATCGCCTGCCTCCTGTTCGGGGCCGATCCGCTCCTGCACCCGCAGGGTACGGCCGATCTCGGCCGGCTGCTGGCGATGTCCTGCGCGGCCGGACAGAAGGGCTGCTTGTCCATTGGACAGGGTCCGGCGGTCCGGGAGCCGCAGCGGTGGAGCGAGGCTTACAAGGAAGCGCTGCGGGCTAGCCACTATGCGATGTACGGGAGCGGACGCGTCTTGACCGCCTCCGTGGAGGAAATTCCTGACGTCTCGGTGCACGGGCTGTTCGCCAAGGCGGAGAAGGAACTGAAGCCGCACCTCGGGGTGCTGGACGTCCCGGCGATCCGGGAGGTGCTGCAGCGGTTCCTGCACCATCTGGCCGAGCTCAAGCCGGAGAAGAAGCAGCTGCACGAAGTGCTGGAGGGGACGGTCTTCCTGCTGAGGCAGGAGATTCCCGAGTTCATCGAGGGGACTGAGCAGCATTACGGCGGCTCGCTCCAGCTCGAGAAGCTCGTCTACGAGTCCATGCGCTTCGATCAGATCGGCTCGCAGTGGCTGCGGATGATGTCCGACCTGCTCGAATGGAGCGGGGAGCGGCGCAGCGGGCAGGGGAACCGGGTGATCGGGCAGGTCAAGAGGATTCTGATGGATGACTACCAGAGGGATATCGATCTGCCTTCCCTGGCGGCGCAGGTCTTCCTGACCCCGAATTACCTCAGCAAGCTGTTCAAGACCGAGACGGGACAGACGCTGACCGAGTTCCTCATCGGCATCCGGATTCAGAAGGCGAAGGAGCTGCTGAAGGAGCATGCCGAGCTCAAGACGTATGAGATCGGGGAGCGGGTCGGGTATCCGGATCCGGCTTATTTTAACAAAATCTTCAAGAAGACCGTGGGATTCACGCCAAAGGAGTACAGGGATACCGTGAGATGA